The DNA region ATTAAAATATAAAAGCTTTATCAATTCTTCTAAAACTGAGAGGAAAGCAGTAAAATATGCGACAGAGCTTTTAGAAAATAATGGATTCAAGCCTCTTTTCTTTTATGAAAGCAAAGGTAAAATAGAGGTAGGAGACAAGATTTATTTTATCAATAAAGAAAAATCCGTGTTCGCTATTAAATACAACAACCCGTTAATAAACGGTGTTAACATCGTTGGTGCACATATAGATTCACCAAGATTTGATTTAAAACCAGAGCCGATTGTAGAAGATGAACAAATTGCTATGGCTAAAACACATTATTACGGTGGAATTAAGAAGTATCAATGGTTTAATATACCTCTGGAACTCCATGGAATTGTATTAAAAAGTGATGGCAGTAAATTAGAGGTATCGATAGGTTCAGACGAAAATGACCCAATATTTGTAATATCTGATTTGTTACCACATTTACACAGAGATTTAGCTGGTAAAAAAGTTGAAGAAGCATTTGAATCAGAAAAGATGAATTTATTACTTGGAACAATAGCTATTACTTATGATGAAACTCAAACTATCAAAAACCCTGTTAAATTAAACATTTTAAACCTGTTGAACGAAAAATATGGAATAATTGAAGAGGATTTTGTTAGCGCAGAATTAGAAGTTGTACCAGCACTTGCTGCCAGGGATGTTGGTATAGACAGAAGTTTATTAGCTTCATATGGACAAGATGACAGAGTATGCGCTTATACAGCATTAACTGGACTTATAGATTCACAAACTTCACAAAAAAGTCCGGCTGTTTTGTTAGTGGATAAAGAAGAAATAGGCAGTGATGGAAATACCGGAGCAAAAAATCATTTTTGGATAAACGTAATTAATAAGATTATGTTCTTAGCAAATGAACACGAAAAAGGTAAGGACATTAATGATGTTCTTGCAAATTCCACACTCTTATCCGCCGATGTTTCAGCTGCAGTAGATCCAAATTATAAAGAAGCTCACGACCTTTCAAATGCTCCTCGATTAGGATATGGAATAACGTTGATGAAATACACAGGATCTGGAGGAAAAGCAAGGACAAACGACGCCAATGCT from Petrotoga sp. 9PWA.NaAc.5.4 includes:
- a CDS encoding aminopeptidase, which translates into the protein MDFKEIEQKLTTKKRNVWNKRKKEDIENYALKYKSFINSSKTERKAVKYATELLENNGFKPLFFYESKGKIEVGDKIYFINKEKSVFAIKYNNPLINGVNIVGAHIDSPRFDLKPEPIVEDEQIAMAKTHYYGGIKKYQWFNIPLELHGIVLKSDGSKLEVSIGSDENDPIFVISDLLPHLHRDLAGKKVEEAFESEKMNLLLGTIAITYDETQTIKNPVKLNILNLLNEKYGIIEEDFVSAELEVVPALAARDVGIDRSLLASYGQDDRVCAYTALTGLIDSQTSQKSPAVLLVDKEEIGSDGNTGAKNHFWINVINKIMFLANEHEKGKDINDVLANSTLLSADVSAAVDPNYKEAHDLSNAPRLGYGITLMKYTGSGGKARTNDANAELVGKIRNLFNQENISWQTGELGKVDRGGGGTIALFFAEKGLDVLDAGVPLLGMHSPYEVASKADIFETYLAYKTFFEKFGK